A single genomic interval of Burkholderia cepacia ATCC 25416 harbors:
- a CDS encoding lysylphosphatidylglycerol synthase domain-containing protein, which translates to MIKWIKWLGWPLGIGILLALGLHEGIGDVSQMLARAGYALLWLVPFHALPLLLDAYAWHLLLDKRSSLPFLWWIATVREAVNRLLPVVGIGGELVGIRLARWQVPDASRVTASVIVEVLVTIVVQYAFAALGLVLLLATTDNMGGGTIGLALLLTLPLPVLGVVLMRRGGIFHAIERFAGRLLGDSHRLLQGVDGKRLDADIDALMSRTGLLFSAFFWQLAGYVLGALEIYWALALLGHPVSIGGAIAIEAMTQAVRHAAFMVPGGLGVQEATVVLLAQMFGVDRETALSLALVKRGREVLFGCLALGSWQLAELVRTRRSIGAPPAVPRAPHATGRVAESETETMH; encoded by the coding sequence ATGATCAAGTGGATCAAATGGCTCGGCTGGCCGCTCGGCATCGGCATCCTGCTGGCGCTGGGGCTGCACGAAGGCATCGGCGACGTGTCGCAGATGCTCGCGCGCGCCGGTTACGCGCTGCTGTGGCTCGTACCGTTCCACGCGCTGCCGCTGCTGCTCGACGCTTACGCGTGGCACCTGCTGCTCGACAAGCGCTCGTCGCTGCCGTTCCTCTGGTGGATCGCGACCGTGCGCGAAGCCGTGAACCGGCTGCTGCCGGTGGTCGGGATCGGCGGCGAGCTGGTCGGCATCCGGCTCGCGCGCTGGCAGGTGCCCGACGCGAGCCGCGTGACGGCGTCGGTGATCGTCGAGGTGCTCGTGACGATCGTCGTCCAGTATGCGTTTGCCGCGCTCGGCCTCGTGCTGCTGCTCGCGACGACGGACAACATGGGCGGCGGCACGATCGGCCTCGCGCTGCTGCTGACGCTGCCGCTGCCGGTGCTCGGCGTCGTGCTGATGCGCCGCGGCGGGATCTTCCACGCGATCGAGCGTTTCGCGGGCCGCCTGCTCGGCGATTCGCACCGGCTGCTGCAGGGCGTCGACGGCAAGCGCCTCGATGCCGACATCGATGCGCTGATGTCGCGCACGGGCCTGTTGTTCAGCGCGTTCTTCTGGCAGCTGGCCGGCTACGTGCTCGGCGCGCTCGAGATCTACTGGGCGCTCGCGCTGCTCGGCCATCCGGTGTCGATCGGCGGCGCGATCGCGATCGAGGCGATGACGCAGGCCGTGCGCCATGCGGCGTTCATGGTGCCGGGCGGCCTCGGCGTGCAGGAGGCGACCGTCGTGCTGCTCGCGCAGATGTTCGGCGTCGACCGCGAGACGGCGCTGTCGCTCGCGCTGGTCAAGCGTGGCCGCGAGGTGCTGTTCGGCTGCCTCGCGCTCGGTTCGTGGCAGCTTGCCGAACTCGTGCGCACGCGCCGCAGCATCGGTGCGCCGCCGGCCGTGCCGCGCGCGCCGCACGCGACGGGCCGCGTGGCCGAATCCGAAACCGAAACGATGCATTGA
- a CDS encoding GlxA family transcriptional regulator, producing the protein MVPVSRPAGATRTMQVAIVALPPVSMSGVGPIVDALNLANEIDGRLLYRWQVCSWDGRPVPLAGGAQWHADAAFNDAIACDWVIVVSERFQQFADYRLFLASLARVGQRTPLVTGIHHGVWWLAMAGQLSGYRVSVNWETYQQFAEQFERSIVTQQIFEIDRDRATCAGGQATVDFMLAMIGREHGADLAERIADALGVGTLRSGEERQRIPFVTAPGERHPRLNDALLLMEANVEDPLTTDEIAELVGVSRRQLERLFRQYLGAMPSKYYLNLRLLKARTQLQRTSKSVVQVSLACGFSSAAHFSNAYRERFGVTPREDRRAWLEKQTGGGSEPRGGALVERGKD; encoded by the coding sequence GTGGTACCGGTGTCTCGTCCCGCAGGCGCCACCCGCACGATGCAGGTGGCGATCGTTGCATTGCCGCCCGTGTCGATGTCGGGCGTGGGTCCGATCGTCGATGCGCTGAACCTCGCGAACGAGATCGACGGGCGGCTGCTGTATCGCTGGCAGGTGTGTTCGTGGGACGGGCGGCCCGTGCCGCTTGCCGGCGGTGCGCAGTGGCATGCCGATGCGGCGTTCAACGATGCGATCGCGTGCGACTGGGTCATCGTCGTGTCGGAGCGGTTTCAGCAGTTTGCCGACTATCGGTTGTTTCTCGCGAGTCTCGCGCGGGTCGGGCAGCGCACGCCGCTCGTGACCGGAATTCATCATGGCGTGTGGTGGCTGGCGATGGCCGGGCAGCTTTCCGGGTACCGGGTGAGCGTGAACTGGGAGACGTATCAGCAGTTCGCCGAACAATTCGAGCGGTCGATCGTCACGCAGCAGATCTTCGAGATCGACCGGGATCGCGCGACGTGCGCGGGCGGGCAGGCTACCGTGGATTTCATGCTGGCCATGATTGGCCGGGAACATGGGGCGGACCTCGCGGAGCGGATTGCCGATGCACTCGGGGTCGGGACTTTGCGGAGCGGCGAAGAGCGGCAGCGGATTCCCTTTGTGACTGCGCCGGGCGAGCGGCATCCTCGGTTGAACGATGCGTTGCTGCTCATGGAAGCCAATGTCGAGGATCCGTTGACGACCGACGAGATCGCCGAACTCGTCGGCGTTTCACGCCGGCAGCTCGAGCGGCTCTTTCGACAGTATCTCGGGGCGATGCCCTCGAAGTATTACCTCAACCTCCGGTTGCTCAAGGCCCGGACTCAGTTGCAGCGGACCAGCAAGTCGGTTGTGCAGGTTAGCCTCGCCTGTGGGTTTTCTTCTGCTGCGCATTTTTCCAACGCGTACCGCGAGAGGTTCGGGGTCACGCCTCGGGAGGATCGGCGAGCGTGGCTCGAGAAGCAGACCGGTGGGGGCAGTGAACCACGGGGTGGGGCGCTCGTCGAGCGTGGGAAGGATTGA
- a CDS encoding LLM class flavin-dependent oxidoreductase translates to MTPFSVLDLAPIPAGADASQAFRNTVDLAQHAERWGYLRYWLAEHHNMPGIASAATAVVIGHVAGATQTIRVGSGGIMLPNHAPLVIAEQFGTLASLYPGRIDLGLGRAPGTDQTTSRALRRDLIGSADSFPDDVAELQRYFAEPVPGQRVRAVPGAGLDVPVWLLGSSLFSAQLAAMLGLPFAFASHFAPDYLMRALEIYRAQYRPSAAWPKPHAMVGVNVFVADTDDEARRLFTSLQQQFINLRRGTPGKLPPPVDVLEANELELATVAHSLSFAAVGSRDTVRDKLRDRIAQTGADELIVTAQIYDHAARLRSFELTAQIRDELASEVR, encoded by the coding sequence ATGACTCCGTTTTCCGTACTCGATCTCGCCCCCATTCCAGCCGGCGCCGACGCCTCCCAGGCTTTCCGCAATACCGTCGATCTCGCGCAGCACGCGGAACGCTGGGGTTACCTGCGCTACTGGCTCGCCGAGCATCACAACATGCCCGGCATCGCGAGCGCGGCAACGGCCGTCGTGATCGGCCATGTCGCGGGCGCCACGCAGACGATCCGCGTCGGGTCGGGCGGCATCATGCTGCCGAACCACGCGCCGCTCGTGATCGCCGAGCAGTTCGGCACACTCGCGTCGCTGTATCCGGGGCGCATCGACCTCGGCCTCGGCCGCGCGCCCGGCACCGACCAGACCACGTCGCGCGCGCTACGCCGCGACCTGATCGGCAGCGCCGATTCGTTTCCGGACGATGTCGCCGAGCTGCAGCGCTATTTCGCGGAGCCGGTGCCCGGCCAGCGCGTGCGCGCGGTGCCCGGCGCGGGGCTCGACGTACCCGTGTGGCTGCTCGGTTCGAGTTTGTTCAGCGCGCAGCTGGCCGCGATGCTCGGGCTGCCGTTCGCGTTCGCGTCGCACTTCGCGCCGGATTATCTGATGCGCGCGCTCGAGATCTATCGTGCGCAGTACCGGCCGTCGGCCGCGTGGCCGAAGCCGCATGCGATGGTCGGCGTCAACGTGTTCGTCGCCGATACCGACGACGAGGCGCGGCGCCTGTTCACGTCGCTGCAGCAGCAGTTCATCAATCTGCGGCGCGGCACGCCGGGCAAGCTGCCGCCGCCCGTCGACGTGCTCGAGGCCAACGAGCTCGAGCTCGCGACCGTCGCGCATTCGCTGTCGTTCGCGGCGGTCGGCTCGCGCGACACCGTGCGCGACAAGCTGCGCGACCGCATCGCGCAGACGGGGGCCGACGAGCTGATCGTCACCGCGCAGATCTACGATCACGCGGCACGGCTGCGTTCGTTCGAACTGACCGCGCAGATCCGCGACGAGCTCGCGAGCGAGGTGCGCTGA
- a CDS encoding ABC transporter permease, with the protein MIEILQEFGQAFLYWDGQRLSGLAVTLWLLVASISLGFVCAVPLAVARVSKNKWVSTPVRFYTYVFRGTPLYVQLLLLYTGMYSLEFVRSHSLLDAFFRSGFNCAILAFALNTCAYTTEIFAGAIRAIPHGEVEAARAYGMSPFTMYRRVILPSALRRALPLYSNEVILMLHATTVAFTATVPDILKVARDANSATYMAFQSFGIAALIYLAVSFALVAAFRRAERHWLAYLAAARH; encoded by the coding sequence ATGATCGAGATCCTCCAGGAATTCGGCCAGGCGTTCCTTTACTGGGACGGCCAGCGCCTCTCCGGCCTCGCGGTGACGCTGTGGCTGCTCGTCGCGTCGATTTCGCTCGGCTTCGTGTGCGCGGTGCCGCTCGCGGTCGCGCGCGTGTCGAAGAACAAGTGGGTGTCGACGCCGGTGCGGTTCTACACGTACGTGTTCCGCGGCACGCCGCTCTACGTGCAGTTGCTGCTGCTGTACACGGGCATGTACAGCCTCGAGTTCGTGCGGTCGCACTCGCTGCTCGACGCGTTCTTCCGCAGCGGCTTCAACTGCGCGATTCTCGCGTTCGCGCTGAACACCTGCGCGTACACGACCGAGATCTTCGCGGGTGCGATCCGCGCGATTCCGCACGGCGAGGTCGAGGCGGCGCGGGCATACGGGATGTCGCCGTTCACGATGTACCGCCGCGTGATCCTGCCGTCGGCGCTGCGCCGCGCGCTGCCGCTGTACAGCAACGAGGTGATCCTGATGCTGCACGCGACCACCGTCGCGTTCACGGCGACCGTGCCGGACATCCTGAAGGTCGCACGCGATGCGAATTCCGCGACCTACATGGCGTTCCAGTCGTTCGGAATCGCCGCGCTGATCTATCTTGCGGTATCGTTCGCACTCGTCGCGGCGTTTCGCCGCGCGGAGCGCCACTGGCTCGCGTATCTCGCGGCCGCCCGTCATTGA
- a CDS encoding type VI secretion system amidase effector protein Tae4 has translation MPNPSTKIRTNDTPKSKQSVLLQTLSFQDLWNAYPKKDPYDDPTGEYENQCAIRMSVTFHSIGSDMKSFSQNVLKPMPGKKTLGRLMLGGKSTATRAYELAEWLKLRPFLGLGKPENITGPDWQTKVKNRTGIIYFFGYWRQDGDSADVLSGGHIDLWNKDTLTPSVVSFLRFRIGMSRFRNPLTNNNWFSDLASAKEILFWEVK, from the coding sequence ATGCCTAATCCATCCACCAAGATCCGCACGAACGACACACCAAAATCAAAGCAATCTGTACTGCTTCAAACGCTGTCCTTTCAAGACCTTTGGAACGCGTACCCGAAGAAAGACCCCTACGACGACCCTACCGGCGAATATGAGAATCAATGCGCCATTCGCATGAGCGTCACGTTCCACAGCATCGGAAGCGACATGAAGTCGTTTTCGCAAAATGTGTTGAAGCCGATGCCAGGAAAGAAGACGCTAGGCCGTCTGATGCTTGGAGGCAAATCGACAGCGACACGCGCGTACGAGCTGGCTGAATGGTTAAAGCTGCGTCCATTCCTGGGGCTTGGCAAACCAGAAAACATCACTGGCCCAGATTGGCAAACCAAGGTGAAAAACCGAACCGGTATCATCTACTTTTTCGGCTACTGGCGACAGGATGGCGACTCGGCCGACGTACTGAGCGGCGGTCATATCGACTTGTGGAACAAGGACACGCTTACGCCATCCGTCGTAAGTTTCTTACGCTTCCGCATTGGTATGTCGCGATTCCGAAACCCACTGACAAACAACAACTGGTTCTCCGACCTTGCCAGTGCCAAAGAAATCCTTTTCTGGGAAGTGAAATGA
- the hpnI gene encoding bacteriohopanetetrol glucosamine biosynthesis glycosyltransferase HpnI, with the protein MTATATMLDWLLIVFTLAAAGYALVAAFAPRPRTPRTAARDGFEPVSVLKPLCGAEPHLYENLATFCEQRHPRYEVLFGVASAADPAVAVVERLRADYPECDITLVIDARVHGKNLKVSNLINLAERAKYGRIVIADSDIAVTRDYLERVTAPLADVSVGVVTCLYHARSVGGFWTRIGAQFVDAWFAPSVRITHLGRSSRFGFGATLALTRDTLDRIGGFPVLKDELADDFWLAELPRRLGRRTVLSEVEVATDVIEPSFGPLWHRETRWLRTIRSLNPAGFAFLFITFTVPWLAIGAALALRLDGTFAGSLAGWAAVVGAFGRLVLHARGEDGWRAFWRDLPLVAVRDTLLALEWLAAVFGTHVVWRGARMTVVGGERATAAVEAVDGR; encoded by the coding sequence ATGACGGCAACCGCAACGATGCTCGACTGGCTCCTGATCGTCTTTACGCTGGCCGCGGCCGGCTATGCGCTCGTCGCCGCGTTCGCGCCGCGGCCGCGTACGCCGCGCACGGCCGCGCGCGACGGCTTCGAGCCGGTCAGCGTGCTCAAGCCGCTGTGCGGCGCGGAGCCGCACCTGTACGAAAACCTCGCGACGTTCTGCGAGCAGCGTCATCCGCGTTACGAAGTACTGTTTGGCGTCGCGTCGGCGGCCGATCCGGCCGTTGCCGTGGTCGAACGGCTGCGCGCCGATTACCCCGAGTGCGACATCACGCTCGTGATCGATGCGCGCGTGCACGGCAAGAACCTGAAGGTCAGCAACCTGATCAACCTCGCCGAACGCGCGAAATACGGCCGCATCGTGATCGCGGACAGCGACATCGCGGTGACGCGCGATTATCTGGAGCGCGTGACGGCACCGCTCGCCGACGTGTCGGTCGGCGTCGTCACGTGCCTGTATCATGCGCGCAGCGTCGGCGGGTTCTGGACGCGAATCGGCGCGCAGTTCGTCGACGCCTGGTTCGCGCCGTCGGTCCGGATCACGCATCTCGGCCGCTCGAGCCGCTTCGGCTTCGGCGCGACGCTCGCGCTGACGCGCGACACGCTCGACCGGATCGGCGGCTTTCCCGTGCTGAAGGACGAACTGGCCGACGATTTCTGGCTGGCCGAGCTGCCGCGCCGCCTCGGGCGCCGCACCGTGCTGTCGGAGGTCGAGGTCGCGACCGACGTGATCGAGCCGTCGTTCGGGCCGCTTTGGCACCGCGAGACGCGCTGGCTGCGCACGATCCGTTCGCTGAACCCGGCCGGTTTCGCGTTCCTGTTCATTACGTTCACCGTGCCGTGGCTCGCGATCGGCGCGGCGCTCGCGCTGCGCCTCGACGGCACCTTCGCCGGCTCGCTGGCGGGCTGGGCGGCCGTGGTGGGCGCGTTCGGGCGGCTCGTGCTGCACGCGCGCGGCGAGGACGGCTGGCGCGCATTCTGGCGCGACTTGCCGCTCGTCGCGGTGCGCGACACGCTGCTCGCGCTCGAGTGGCTCGCGGCCGTGTTCGGCACGCATGTCGTGTGGCGCGGCGCGAGGATGACGGTCGTCGGCGGCGAGCGCGCGACGGCGGCCGTGGAAGCAGTGGACGGCCGCTAG
- a CDS encoding lipoprotein, whose amino-acid sequence MNFRFRLLPVTMLAAALALTGCDDKQGNLDVQRIRDFFNAIKPAPLLLKGLKAGESTEADVRGTMGKPETERDFTDGSKRLEYPRGPMGNQTWFVDLDANGRYTGATQVLTAENFAKVRPGMNEDEVRRLLGKPGDIAQYPLKPETVWSWRWLEDGVNTDAFFNVHFGPDGLVYTTSRSDILKGR is encoded by the coding sequence ATGAATTTCCGTTTCCGGCTGCTCCCCGTGACGATGCTGGCCGCCGCGCTGGCGCTGACCGGCTGCGACGACAAGCAAGGCAACCTCGACGTGCAACGTATCAGGGACTTCTTCAACGCGATCAAGCCCGCGCCGCTGCTGCTGAAGGGGCTGAAGGCCGGCGAATCGACCGAGGCCGACGTGCGCGGCACGATGGGCAAGCCCGAGACCGAGCGCGACTTCACCGACGGCTCGAAGCGTCTCGAATACCCGCGCGGCCCGATGGGCAACCAGACGTGGTTCGTCGACCTCGATGCGAACGGCCGCTACACGGGCGCGACGCAGGTGCTGACCGCCGAGAATTTCGCGAAAGTGCGCCCGGGGATGAACGAGGACGAGGTGCGGCGCCTGCTCGGCAAGCCCGGCGACATCGCGCAGTATCCGCTCAAGCCCGAGACGGTCTGGAGCTGGCGCTGGCTCGAGGACGGCGTCAACACCGACGCGTTCTTCAACGTCCATTTCGGCCCGGACGGGCTCGTCTACACGACTTCGCGTTCCGACATCCTGAAGGGGCGGTAA
- the hpnK gene encoding hopanoid biosynthesis-associated protein HpnK, which translates to MATQRAARALIFTADDFGLHPRVNAAVERAHRDGVLNAASLMVGASAAPDAIERARRLPSLAVGLHLVLADGPATLPAHEIPALVGPDGRFGDAMAKDGCRFFFLPHVRAQLRREIRAQFDAFAASGLPLDHVNAHKHFHLHPTVLSLIIEIGRDYGLRAVRLPYETSAPALLKPWIALVRARLDRAGLAHNDYVVGIEHTGAMDEAVLLDALAKLPPGVGEIYCHPAEAGDGPITPTMAGYRPVDELDALLSPRVAAALKAAGVATGGFADVFGQPASRRGGQAARAPGAQPS; encoded by the coding sequence GTGGCGACGCAGCGGGCGGCGCGGGCGCTGATCTTCACCGCGGACGACTTCGGGCTGCACCCGCGCGTCAACGCGGCAGTCGAACGCGCGCACCGCGACGGCGTGCTGAACGCCGCGAGCCTGATGGTCGGCGCGAGCGCCGCACCGGATGCGATCGAGCGCGCGCGGCGGCTGCCGTCGCTCGCGGTCGGCCTGCATCTCGTGCTCGCGGACGGGCCGGCCACGCTGCCCGCGCATGAGATTCCCGCACTCGTCGGCCCCGATGGGCGGTTCGGCGACGCGATGGCGAAGGACGGCTGCCGCTTCTTCTTCCTGCCGCACGTGCGGGCGCAGCTGCGCCGCGAGATTCGCGCGCAGTTCGACGCGTTCGCGGCGAGCGGCCTGCCGCTCGACCACGTGAACGCGCACAAGCATTTCCACCTGCATCCGACCGTGCTGTCGCTGATCATCGAGATCGGCCGCGACTACGGGCTGCGCGCGGTGCGGCTGCCGTACGAGACGAGCGCGCCCGCGCTGCTCAAGCCGTGGATCGCGCTCGTGCGCGCGCGGCTCGACCGGGCGGGGCTCGCGCACAACGACTACGTGGTCGGGATCGAGCATACGGGCGCGATGGACGAGGCCGTGCTGCTCGACGCGCTGGCCAAGCTGCCGCCGGGCGTCGGCGAGATCTACTGCCATCCGGCCGAGGCCGGCGACGGCCCGATCACGCCGACGATGGCCGGCTACCGTCCGGTGGACGAACTCGATGCGCTGCTGTCGCCGCGCGTCGCGGCCGCGCTGAAGGCCGCGGGCGTCGCGACCGGCGGTTTTGCCGACGTGTTCGGCCAGCCGGCGTCGCGGCGCGGCGGGCAGGCGGCGCGCGCACCGGGAGCGCAGCCGTCATGA
- a CDS encoding ABC transporter ATP-binding protein yields MAEITQTSASASTKLAAVDIHKRYGDNEVLKGVSLNAKAGDVISIIGASGSGKSTFLRCINFLERPNAGQIVVDGETVRTKTDRAGALEVADHKQLQRIRTKLAMVFQHFNLWAHMNVLENVMEAPVHVLGISKKEAEERAREYLEKVGLPPRVEKQYPSHLSGGQQQRVAIARALAMHPDVMLFDEPTSALDPELVGEVLKVMQKLAEEGRTMIVVTHEMGFARNVSNHVMFLHQGRTEEEGDPKEVLVRPQSERLKQFLSGSLK; encoded by the coding sequence TTGGCCGAGATCACTCAAACGAGCGCGTCCGCTTCCACCAAGCTTGCCGCGGTCGACATTCACAAGCGCTACGGCGACAACGAGGTGCTCAAGGGCGTATCGCTGAACGCGAAGGCCGGCGACGTCATCAGCATCATCGGCGCGAGCGGCTCGGGTAAGAGCACGTTCCTGCGCTGCATCAATTTTCTCGAGCGGCCGAATGCGGGGCAGATCGTCGTCGACGGCGAGACCGTGCGCACGAAGACCGACCGCGCCGGTGCGCTCGAAGTCGCCGATCACAAGCAGCTTCAGCGCATCCGCACGAAGCTCGCGATGGTGTTCCAGCACTTCAACCTCTGGGCACACATGAATGTGCTCGAGAACGTGATGGAAGCGCCGGTGCACGTGCTCGGCATTTCGAAGAAGGAAGCCGAGGAGCGCGCGCGCGAGTACCTGGAGAAGGTCGGCTTGCCGCCGCGCGTCGAGAAGCAGTATCCGTCGCATCTTTCCGGTGGCCAGCAGCAGCGCGTGGCGATTGCGCGCGCGCTGGCGATGCATCCGGACGTGATGCTGTTCGACGAGCCGACGTCGGCGCTCGACCCGGAACTGGTGGGCGAAGTGCTGAAAGTGATGCAGAAGCTCGCCGAGGAAGGCCGCACGATGATCGTCGTCACGCACGAGATGGGTTTCGCGCGCAACGTGTCGAATCATGTGATGTTCCTGCATCAGGGGCGGACCGAGGAAGAGGGTGATCCGAAGGAAGTGCTGGTACGCCCGCAGAGCGAGCGGCTGAAGCAGTTCCTGTCGGGCAGTCTCAAGTAA
- a CDS encoding ABC transporter permease, which yields MFLYGFGPVLWAGTVQTIELSVLSLATAVALGLIGAVAKLSHNRVLRAIATGYTTLIRSVPDLVLMLLLFYSIQIWLNQFTDFVGWDQIDIDPFVAGVLTLGFIYGAYFTETFRGAFLSVPRGQLEAGAAYGMSGMRVFVRIMFPQMMRFALPGIGNNWQVLVKATALVSIIGLADVVKAAQDAGKSTFNMFFFILVAALIYLAITTVSNLVLIQLEKRYSMGVRHAEL from the coding sequence GTGTTCCTTTACGGCTTTGGTCCTGTCCTCTGGGCCGGCACCGTGCAGACCATCGAGCTGTCGGTGCTGTCGCTCGCCACTGCGGTGGCGCTGGGGCTGATCGGCGCGGTGGCGAAGCTGTCGCACAACCGGGTGCTGCGAGCGATCGCGACCGGTTATACGACGCTGATCCGCTCGGTGCCCGATCTCGTCCTGATGCTGCTGCTGTTCTACAGCATCCAGATCTGGCTGAACCAGTTCACCGACTTCGTCGGCTGGGACCAGATCGACATCGACCCGTTCGTGGCCGGCGTGCTCACGCTCGGCTTCATCTATGGCGCGTACTTCACCGAGACGTTCCGCGGCGCGTTCCTGTCGGTGCCGCGCGGCCAGCTCGAAGCCGGTGCGGCTTACGGGATGAGCGGGATGCGCGTGTTCGTGCGGATCATGTTTCCGCAGATGATGCGTTTTGCGCTGCCGGGCATCGGCAACAACTGGCAGGTGCTCGTGAAGGCCACCGCGCTGGTGTCGATCATCGGTCTCGCGGACGTCGTGAAGGCCGCGCAGGACGCCGGCAAGAGCACGTTCAACATGTTCTTCTTCATCCTCGTCGCGGCGCTGATCTATCTCGCGATCACGACCGTTTCCAACCTCGTGCTGATCCAGCTCGAGAAGCGTTATTCCATGGGCGTGCGGCACGCAGAACTATGA
- the hpnJ gene encoding hopanoid biosynthesis associated radical SAM protein HpnJ, with the protein MQATGAFMKTLFLQAPSYDGFDGGAGSRYQAKREIRSFWYPTWLAQPAALVPGSRVVDAPADGLSVEETLKIANDYDLVIIHTSTPSFPTDAMFAQDLKKMKPSMLVGMVGAKVMVDPHNSLTASEAIDFVCREEFDYTCKEIAEGKPFAEIKGLSWRAKDGSIEHNEARPILENMDELPFVAPVYKRDLKIDNYFIGYLNYPYVSIYTGRGCKSRCTFCLWPQTVSGHRYRTRSVENVLAEAKWIRDNMPEVKELMFDDDTFTDDLPRAEAIAIGLGKLGMTWSCNAKANVPYKSLKIMKENGLRLLLVGFESGDDQILVNIKKGVRTDFARRFSADCKKLGIKIHGTFILGLPGETQETIKKTIEYAKEINPHTIQVSLAAPYPGTTLYKQAVENGWMEENKTINLVSKEGVQLAAIGYAHLSRDEIYHHLEQFYRQFYFRPSKIWEIVREMLTSWDMMKRRLREGVEFFRFLRAHEA; encoded by the coding sequence ATGCAGGCTACCGGAGCATTCATGAAAACGCTGTTCTTGCAGGCCCCTTCGTATGACGGCTTCGACGGCGGAGCCGGCTCGCGCTATCAGGCGAAGCGCGAAATCCGTTCCTTCTGGTATCCGACGTGGCTCGCGCAGCCGGCCGCGCTCGTGCCGGGCAGCCGCGTCGTCGACGCGCCGGCCGACGGCCTGTCGGTCGAGGAAACGCTGAAGATCGCCAACGACTACGACCTCGTGATCATCCACACGAGCACGCCGTCGTTCCCGACCGACGCGATGTTCGCGCAGGATCTCAAGAAGATGAAGCCGTCGATGCTGGTCGGCATGGTCGGCGCGAAGGTGATGGTCGATCCGCACAACTCGCTCACGGCGAGCGAGGCGATCGACTTCGTGTGCCGCGAGGAATTCGACTACACCTGCAAGGAAATCGCCGAAGGCAAGCCGTTCGCCGAGATCAAGGGCTTGAGCTGGCGCGCGAAGGACGGCTCGATCGAGCACAACGAAGCGCGTCCGATCCTCGAGAACATGGACGAACTGCCGTTCGTCGCGCCCGTCTACAAGCGCGACCTGAAGATCGACAACTACTTCATCGGCTACCTGAACTACCCGTACGTGTCGATCTACACGGGCCGCGGCTGCAAGTCGCGCTGCACGTTCTGCCTGTGGCCGCAGACGGTCAGCGGCCATCGCTACCGCACGCGCTCGGTCGAGAACGTGCTCGCGGAAGCGAAGTGGATCCGCGACAACATGCCGGAAGTGAAGGAACTGATGTTCGACGACGACACCTTCACCGACGACCTGCCGCGCGCCGAAGCGATCGCGATCGGCCTGGGCAAGCTCGGCATGACGTGGTCGTGCAACGCGAAGGCCAACGTGCCGTACAAGTCGCTCAAGATCATGAAGGAAAACGGCCTGCGCCTGCTGCTGGTCGGCTTCGAATCCGGCGACGACCAGATCCTCGTGAACATCAAGAAGGGCGTGCGCACCGATTTCGCGCGCCGCTTCAGCGCGGACTGCAAGAAGCTCGGCATCAAGATCCACGGCACCTTCATCCTCGGCCTGCCGGGCGAGACGCAGGAGACCATCAAGAAGACGATCGAGTACGCGAAGGAAATCAATCCGCACACGATCCAGGTCTCGCTCGCCGCGCCGTATCCGGGCACGACGCTCTACAAGCAGGCCGTGGAGAACGGCTGGATGGAAGAGAACAAGACCATCAACCTGGTGAGCAAGGAAGGTGTGCAGCTCGCGGCGATCGGCTACGCGCACCTGTCGCGCGACGAGATCTATCACCACCTCGAGCAGTTCTATCGCCAGTTCTACTTCCGTCCGTCGAAGATCTGGGAGATCGTGCGCGAGATGCTGACGAGCTGGGACATGATGAAGCGCCGCCTGCGCGAAGGCGTCGAGTTCTTCCGCTTCCTGCGCGCGCACGAGGCGTAA